In the genome of Triticum urartu cultivar G1812 chromosome 5, Tu2.1, whole genome shotgun sequence, one region contains:
- the LOC125508886 gene encoding trafficking protein particle complex subunit 6b-like, whose product MGREVSESCVDGVVMEMVAAYCGRFYAAKPELAAGRIEAIGFQVGHQLSERYTMERPRFTDHLEAIKFICKDFWSELFKKQIDNLKTNHRGTFVLQDNHFRWLTRVSLDPAVESTDATENDSGSLGDSAAQTTSMLLYFPCGLIRGALTNLGIPCAVSADMSNLPACSFVVRIKT is encoded by the exons ATGGGGCGGGAGGTGTCGGAGAGCTGCGTTGATGGGGTGGTGATGGAGATGGTGGCTGCCTACTGCGGCCGCTTCTACGCCGCCaagccggagctcgccgccggtcGCATTGAGGCCATCGGCTTCCAGGTTGGCCATCAACTCTCCGAGAG ATATACGATGGAGCGCCCTCGATTTACTGATCATCTTGAGGCAATCAAATTTATTTGCAAAGATTTTTGGTCAGAACTGTTCAAGAAGCAGATTGACAATCTGAAAACAAATCATAGG GGCACCTTCGTTCTTCAAGATAACCATTTCCGGTGGCTTACTCGTGTTTCTCTAGATCCAGCAGTAGAGAGCACTGATGCAACTGAGAATGACTCTGGGTCATTAGGTGATTCTGCAGCCCAAACAACAAGCATGCTTTTATATTTCCCATGTGGGTTAATAAGAGGTGCTCTGACAAACTTGGGGATTCCGTGTGCTGTCTCTGCAGACATGTCAAACCTTCCAGCAT GTTCTTTCGTGGTGCGCATAAAGACATGA